From a single Nostoc sp. MS1 genomic region:
- a CDS encoding NYN domain-containing protein, translated as MINPSYTKGKNSYQYQAEEPNLSAKIQIKNGSKNEVSRQREPRNDVSITNDSNRGRVAIFIDGGNLFNAALQLGIEIDYLKLLCRLTAGSRLLRAFFYTGVDMSRPTPTRQRSNEKQQGFLFWMRRNGYRVVTKELQPTDNTKKPNLNVEIAVDMITLAPYFDTAVLVSGDGDLAYAVNAVTSTGVRVEVVSLRTMTNDCLIDVADCFIDLDSIKQYIQKDSHLGYGYRTLSNSNL; from the coding sequence ATGATCAACCCTAGTTATACGAAAGGAAAAAATTCATATCAGTACCAAGCGGAAGAACCGAATTTATCGGCAAAAATACAAATAAAAAATGGTAGTAAAAATGAAGTTTCTAGGCAGCGAGAACCTAGAAATGATGTATCTATTACCAATGACTCAAATCGTGGTCGAGTCGCTATTTTTATTGATGGAGGTAATCTATTTAATGCCGCTTTGCAACTCGGTATTGAAATTGATTATCTCAAATTACTTTGTCGCTTAACTGCGGGTTCAAGGTTATTACGAGCATTTTTCTACACAGGGGTTGATATGTCTCGACCAACTCCTACACGCCAACGCAGCAATGAAAAACAGCAGGGTTTTCTGTTTTGGATGCGTCGTAATGGATATCGTGTTGTTACCAAAGAACTCCAACCTACAGATAACACCAAAAAACCCAATTTGAACGTAGAAATTGCGGTAGATATGATTACCCTAGCGCCTTACTTCGACACAGCTGTCTTAGTTAGTGGTGATGGAGATTTAGCATATGCAGTTAATGCAGTTACCAGCACAGGTGTTCGTGTAGAAGTGGTCAGTCTACGAACTATGACTAACGACTGCTTAATTGATGTTGCTGACTGTTTTATTGACCTCGATAGCATTAAACAATATATCCAAAAGGATTCTCATCTAGGATATGGCTATCGGACGCTATCTAATTCTAACCTTTAG
- a CDS encoding GNAT family N-acetyltransferase encodes MLIIIRLICLETYVVECNHRIVGVAKLLRRPGRIILRNLYVTPTYRHQGIDAALVNYTKQQFSKPIYLASVPDLVPYFISLGFIRISSDRLPYIITSDRLFSSPTTHELVPMVFDDQVALSPSVSNIAITLLDFSVDNCLTRIAQAEDINLIRYFLFKSRNIEFALPFGISFSIIITCLNLLITIFSILIIILPIFFVITQKQLSFSLLHYFSWLLIFLLAILIVVYPISVFLLSQKFSQFWLLQYNQGLIGYARISHKSRYSILYHLYIDNRFKQACEVYFIQKILQSINKPILVACDSNNISIYRQLGFIPIPIQNLPKKLRLGARINFQWGGMNLVHPNNQASQ; translated from the coding sequence GTGTTAATAATTATTCGTCTAATTTGTTTAGAGACTTACGTAGTTGAATGTAATCATCGTATTGTTGGTGTTGCTAAATTATTGCGCCGTCCAGGACGGATTATTTTAAGAAATTTATACGTTACTCCAACTTATCGTCATCAAGGTATTGATGCCGCTTTGGTAAATTATACTAAACAGCAATTTTCTAAGCCTATTTATCTAGCTTCTGTGCCAGATTTAGTACCTTATTTTATAAGTCTTGGGTTTATTCGTATTTCTAGCGATCGCCTGCCCTATATTATCACAAGCGATCGTCTCTTTTCATCTCCTACAACTCATGAGTTAGTGCCTATGGTTTTTGATGACCAAGTTGCTCTCTCTCCTAGTGTCTCCAATATAGCAATTACTCTTTTAGATTTCTCAGTGGATAATTGTTTAACCCGTATAGCACAAGCCGAAGATATTAATTTAATACGTTATTTTCTCTTCAAATCACGAAATATAGAATTTGCTCTACCATTTGGTATCAGCTTTTCTATAATAATTACCTGTCTAAATTTATTAATAACTATATTTTCAATATTAATAATAATTTTGCCAATATTTTTTGTAATAACTCAAAAACAATTGTCTTTTAGTCTACTTCATTATTTTAGTTGGCTATTAATTTTCTTACTGGCTATACTAATAGTAGTATATCCTATTAGTGTATTTTTGCTTTCACAAAAATTTTCTCAATTCTGGTTACTACAATATAATCAGGGATTAATTGGTTACGCTAGAATATCACACAAATCAAGATATTCTATTCTATACCATTTATACATCGACAACAGATTCAAACAAGCTTGTGAAGTGTATTTTATACAAAAAATTTTGCAGAGCATCAACAAACCTATTTTAGTAGCTTGTGATTCAAATAATATAAGTATTTACAGACAGTTGGGATTTATCCCCATTCCTATACAAAATTTACCCAAAAAACTAAGGTTGGGAGCAAGAATTAATTTTCAATGGGGTGGAATGAATTTAGTACATCCAAACAATCAAGCTAGTCAATAG
- a CDS encoding transposase: protein MAHLPQQIISERIDDIVLLLEVMKKMGLPEILNQHLPRHWKQEGLDWGWVACIWLSYIISQGDHRKVRVREWVEQRRYTIEQVCSIKIRETDFTDDRLGILLKRLSKPETWSQIERFLTQNTIRAYELGVEQVRLDATTISGHHLISESGLFQFGHSKDDPNLPQVKLMMGMIDPLGMPLVTQVVSGEQADDGLYIPAYQQIAATLNKKGLLFVGDCKMSSLSTRCNIHIQGDYYLCPLSLVGKTPELLAGWIDDAVAGKFPLVDIKRTSVHHNSETSQDLDVLETTIATGYEVCRHVEVVDEQLPLLCWQERVFVIHSQTLAKQQIQGLETRLHNAQQKLMALTPQKGRGKRQINDLQVLLQKATQILRLHRVEGLLSFDYECQETVEQTYIGRGRPTSRPKQITHKIRYQIQTVIRNESAIAQAQKTFGWRAFVSNAPKSHLSLEQGVLTYRDEWIAERGFHRLKGASLSIAPMFVQRDDQVTGLINLLSLALRLLTIIEFVVRRQLTVQSVNSLAGLYPEHPNKRTAQPTAERLLRAFSNITLTIIEARGQRFGYVPPLNPLQQEIISLLGLSPDIYSNLVDNSS, encoded by the coding sequence ATGGCACATTTACCCCAACAAATAATCTCAGAACGAATCGACGATATTGTTCTGCTGCTAGAGGTGATGAAAAAAATGGGACTACCAGAAATCCTCAACCAACATCTGCCACGTCACTGGAAACAAGAAGGACTGGATTGGGGATGGGTAGCTTGCATTTGGTTATCATATATCATCTCACAGGGCGACCACCGAAAAGTACGTGTTCGAGAATGGGTAGAACAAAGACGCTACACCATAGAGCAAGTATGCTCAATCAAAATTAGAGAAACAGACTTTACCGATGACCGTTTAGGAATACTGTTGAAGCGATTAAGCAAGCCCGAAACTTGGTCACAAATAGAACGGTTTCTCACGCAAAACACCATCCGAGCCTATGAATTAGGGGTGGAGCAAGTACGTTTAGATGCAACAACAATCAGTGGACACCATTTAATCAGCGAGTCAGGTTTATTCCAATTTGGACACAGCAAGGATGACCCGAACCTGCCACAGGTAAAACTAATGATGGGGATGATTGACCCATTGGGGATGCCCCTTGTCACCCAGGTGGTATCTGGAGAACAAGCAGATGATGGGTTGTACATTCCCGCCTACCAACAAATTGCTGCCACGTTGAACAAAAAAGGGTTGTTGTTTGTTGGTGACTGTAAAATGAGTTCACTATCAACACGCTGCAACATACATATTCAGGGAGATTACTACCTATGCCCATTATCCTTAGTTGGTAAAACTCCAGAACTTCTTGCTGGCTGGATAGATGATGCTGTTGCTGGTAAATTTCCACTTGTGGATATCAAGCGAACCAGTGTTCATCACAACAGTGAAACCAGCCAAGACTTAGATGTCCTTGAAACTACTATCGCCACTGGCTATGAGGTGTGTCGTCATGTCGAGGTGGTTGATGAACAATTGCCATTACTATGCTGGCAAGAAAGGGTGTTTGTGATTCATTCACAGACACTTGCAAAACAACAAATTCAAGGATTAGAGACACGACTTCACAACGCACAGCAGAAGTTGATGGCGTTAACTCCACAAAAAGGTCGCGGTAAACGACAAATCAACGACCTACAGGTTTTATTACAAAAAGCAACACAAATTCTGCGCCTTCATCGAGTCGAAGGCTTACTGAGTTTCGATTATGAGTGCCAGGAAACTGTTGAACAAACCTACATTGGTCGAGGTCGTCCCACATCCCGCCCCAAGCAAATTACACACAAAATTAGGTATCAAATCCAGACCGTTATCCGCAATGAAAGTGCTATTGCCCAAGCTCAAAAAACTTTTGGCTGGAGGGCTTTTGTCAGCAATGCTCCAAAGAGTCACTTATCTCTCGAACAAGGTGTTCTGACTTATAGAGACGAATGGATTGCTGAACGTGGTTTTCATCGCCTTAAGGGTGCGTCACTTTCGATTGCCCCAATGTTTGTGCAACGTGATGACCAAGTTACAGGTCTGATTAATTTACTGAGTCTCGCCCTCCGTTTGCTGACAATCATTGAGTTTGTTGTCAGACGACAACTGACTGTACAGTCAGTCAACTCTCTTGCTGGACTTTATCCCGAACATCCAAACAAACGAACTGCCCAACCTACTGCTGAACGGTTGTTACGTGCTTTTTCTAATATCACTTTGACGATTATTGAAGCCCGTGGTCAGCGTTTTGGTTATGTTCCTCCTTTAAACCCTCTACAGCAGGAAATCATTAGTTTACTTGGGCTTTCACCTGATATTTATAGCAATCTTGTGGATAATTCCTCGTAA
- a CDS encoding response regulator transcription factor, whose translation MNILIVEDESEIAQLIQHSLEKEGFSCFVSRDGITALKIFQEQSPDLIILDLMIPGLDGLEVCARIRQKPGAKDPYILMLTAKGEEIDRVIGLSTGADDYMVKPFSPRELVARVRALLRRSLRQGGQTQVNRTQHFIVDLDQRTASRQVNSQPPEALDLTTLEFNLLSTFVSNPGRVWNRTQLIDKLWGDNFFGDERVVDTHVARLRKKIEPDPANPTFIKTVVGVGYKFEDSPVV comes from the coding sequence ATGAATATCTTAATTGTTGAGGATGAATCAGAAATCGCTCAGTTAATCCAACATTCTTTAGAAAAAGAAGGATTTTCCTGTTTCGTTAGCCGCGATGGTATTACTGCTTTAAAAATATTTCAGGAACAATCACCAGATTTAATTATCCTAGACTTGATGATTCCTGGATTGGATGGGTTGGAAGTCTGCGCCAGAATACGCCAAAAACCAGGCGCAAAAGACCCTTATATATTAATGCTCACGGCTAAAGGTGAAGAAATAGACAGGGTAATTGGCTTGTCTACTGGCGCTGATGACTACATGGTTAAACCCTTTAGTCCTAGAGAGTTGGTAGCGAGAGTACGAGCGCTACTGCGGCGGAGTCTGCGTCAAGGTGGACAGACTCAGGTAAATCGGACTCAACACTTTATAGTAGATTTAGACCAAAGGACTGCTAGTCGTCAAGTAAATTCCCAGCCACCGGAAGCTTTAGACTTAACCACGCTAGAATTTAACTTGTTAAGTACCTTTGTCAGCAACCCTGGTAGAGTTTGGAACCGTACCCAATTAATTGACAAACTCTGGGGAGATAATTTTTTTGGTGATGAGCGTGTTGTAGATACTCATGTTGCTAGGTTAAGGAAAAAGATTGAACCTGACCCTGCTAATCCAACTTTTATTAAAACTGTAGTAGGGGTTGGTTATAAATTTGAAGATTCGCCTGTAGTATGA
- a CDS encoding sensor histidine kinase: protein MSRNHKGWRWPSSLPLASRLFFSHLVVMIVGLMSLVIISKVSSPRFFVLHLEKLESEGVNIYDIRADLVQGFEIAWRTSTIWSVLVGSTAAGGLSYWVSQRIMQRLTEMEQITQQFAAGHLEARLPLSDIPELNRLGTSFNRMAASLEGVEARRRELIGDMTHELRTPLTVVRGYLEELADGEIAPSPEIYRRLAKETRRLERLVNDLQELSKAEAGYLPIIIQPVNLYPLLESLIERFSDQLLEDGPVLLAEFSPQIPLVLADIDRTEQILVNLIGNAIRYTPNGSISIRTWTENRLLWIAVIDTGIGIATEDLPHLFERFWRADQSRDRHSGGTGIGLTITKHLVELQGGEIQIDSELGIGSTFRFSLPLA from the coding sequence ATGAGCAGAAATCACAAAGGTTGGCGCTGGCCCTCATCTTTGCCTTTAGCATCCCGCTTGTTTTTTTCTCACTTAGTAGTGATGATAGTCGGGTTGATGAGTCTAGTTATTATTAGCAAAGTTTCTTCACCCCGTTTTTTCGTCCTGCACTTAGAAAAATTAGAAAGTGAAGGGGTAAATATATATGATATTCGTGCTGATTTAGTACAAGGATTTGAAATTGCTTGGCGCACTAGCACTATCTGGTCTGTTTTAGTGGGTAGTACGGCGGCTGGAGGTTTGAGTTATTGGGTATCTCAACGAATTATGCAGCGCTTAACTGAGATGGAACAAATTACACAACAATTTGCAGCTGGTCATTTAGAAGCGCGTCTACCATTGTCTGATATTCCTGAACTCAATCGCTTAGGTACGAGTTTTAACCGTATGGCTGCTAGCTTGGAAGGGGTGGAAGCACGGCGGCGGGAATTGATAGGCGATATGACTCACGAACTGCGGACACCGCTAACAGTGGTGCGTGGTTATTTAGAAGAACTCGCAGATGGTGAAATTGCGCCATCCCCAGAGATTTATCGCAGGTTAGCGAAGGAAACAAGACGTTTAGAACGTTTAGTGAACGACTTACAAGAATTATCTAAAGCGGAAGCTGGTTATTTGCCTATTATAATCCAACCAGTAAATTTATATCCTTTATTAGAGTCTTTAATTGAGAGATTTAGTGACCAATTATTAGAAGATGGGCCAGTATTACTGGCAGAATTTTCCCCTCAAATTCCCCTTGTATTAGCAGATATTGATCGCACAGAACAAATCCTCGTCAACCTCATCGGTAATGCTATCCGTTATACACCAAATGGTTCAATTAGTATTCGTACATGGACAGAAAATCGCCTACTCTGGATTGCTGTGATTGATACAGGTATTGGCATTGCTACTGAAGATTTACCCCACTTATTTGAGCGTTTTTGGCGTGCTGATCAATCACGCGATCGCCATTCTGGAGGTACAGGTATTGGATTAACTATTACTAAGCACCTAGTAGAATTACAAGGTGGGGAAATTCAAATAGATAGCGAACTTGGTATAGGTAGTACATTCCGTTTTTCCTTACCCTTAGCGTAA
- a CDS encoding DnaJ C-terminal domain-containing protein: protein MAATDFKDYYAILGVSKTATPEEIKQAFRKLARKYHPDVNPGNKQAEASFKEVNEAYEVLSDADKRKKYDQYGQYWRQVGEGFPGGGVGVDMGGVDFSQYGNFDEFINELLGRFGGGAPRGGRQSYSYRTSGGRPSGGFGGFNDFGFQDAGAAGANQDSEASIILTFAEAFAGVQKRFNLGNETIDVRIPAGAKPGTRLRVRGKGQFNPMTQQRGDLYLRVELQPHSFFQMEGDNLVCEVPITPDEAALGASIDVPTPDGSVNVKLPAGVRSGQSLRLRGKGWPIAKGGRGDQLVKVAIVPPKDMSQQEREYYEKIRAIRSYNPRSHLQQVKL, encoded by the coding sequence ATGGCTGCAACCGACTTCAAAGACTATTACGCGATTTTAGGAGTTAGTAAAACTGCCACTCCAGAGGAAATTAAACAAGCCTTTCGGAAGTTAGCCCGCAAATATCATCCTGATGTCAATCCAGGTAATAAGCAGGCGGAAGCAAGTTTTAAAGAGGTGAACGAAGCTTACGAAGTTTTATCAGATGCCGACAAACGCAAGAAATATGACCAATATGGACAATATTGGCGACAAGTTGGCGAGGGCTTCCCTGGAGGTGGCGTTGGTGTCGATATGGGCGGCGTTGACTTTAGCCAGTACGGTAACTTTGATGAGTTCATAAATGAGTTGCTGGGACGCTTTGGTGGCGGTGCGCCTCGTGGTGGGCGGCAAAGTTACTCTTACCGTACCTCTGGTGGTAGACCAAGCGGCGGTTTTGGGGGTTTTAATGACTTTGGGTTTCAAGATGCCGGAGCGGCTGGCGCTAACCAAGACAGCGAAGCGTCTATCATCCTAACTTTTGCTGAAGCTTTTGCAGGTGTACAAAAGCGCTTTAATTTAGGCAATGAAACTATTGATGTCAGGATTCCGGCTGGTGCGAAACCCGGTACTCGGCTAAGAGTGCGGGGTAAAGGTCAATTTAACCCCATGACTCAACAACGGGGGGATTTATATTTAAGAGTGGAATTACAACCGCACTCATTCTTCCAAATGGAAGGTGATAATTTAGTTTGCGAAGTTCCCATTACCCCAGATGAAGCCGCCTTGGGGGCTTCAATTGATGTACCTACACCCGACGGTTCAGTGAACGTTAAACTACCGGCGGGGGTGCGTTCTGGTCAATCTCTCCGTTTACGGGGTAAAGGCTGGCCTATCGCCAAAGGTGGACGGGGTGATCAGTTGGTGAAGGTGGCTATTGTTCCACCTAAAGATATGAGCCAACAAGAGCGAGAATACTATGAAAAAATCAGGGCTATTCGTAGTTACAATCCCCGGAGTCATTTACAGCAAGTCAAGTTGTAA
- a CDS encoding AAA family ATPase produces MTKLMLLIGLPGSGKSTLAKQLITECPQMQLVSTDAIRGQLFGSEAIQGSWLLIWQEIERQLQQNIIAEKTVLFDATNAQRRNRRELINLARNLGFTHITGIWVRTPVWLCLARNKKRQRQVPEDVILRMHRQLRDAPPTVGEGLDCIVDYMG; encoded by the coding sequence ATGACTAAACTGATGTTGCTAATTGGTCTTCCTGGTAGTGGCAAGTCAACTTTAGCAAAACAATTAATTACAGAATGCCCCCAGATGCAGCTAGTTTCTACAGATGCCATCAGGGGGCAATTATTTGGCTCAGAAGCCATCCAAGGGTCATGGCTGCTAATTTGGCAAGAAATAGAAAGACAATTGCAGCAAAATATTATTGCCGAAAAAACAGTGCTTTTTGATGCCACCAATGCCCAACGCCGAAATCGCCGCGAACTCATCAACCTAGCTCGTAACTTAGGCTTTACCCACATCACAGGGATTTGGGTTAGAACACCAGTCTGGTTGTGCCTAGCACGCAACAAAAAACGCCAGCGTCAAGTCCCCGAAGACGTAATCTTAAGAATGCACCGCCAACTCCGCGATGCACCCCCGACTGTGGGAGAGGGGTTAGATTGCATAGTTGATTATATGGGATAA
- a CDS encoding glucose-1-phosphate adenylyltransferase: MKKVLSIILGGGAGTRLYPLTKLRAKPAVPVAGKYRLIDIPVSNCINSEIFKIYVLTQFNSASLNRHIARTYNFSGFSEGFVEVLAAQQTPENPNWFQGTADAVRQYIWMLQEWDIDDVLILSGDHLYRMDYRLFIQRHRETNADITLSVIPIDDRRASDFGLMKIDNSGRVVDFSEKPKGEALTQMRVDTTILGLTPEQAASQPYIASMGIYVFKKDVLFKLLKEAVERTDFGKEIIPDAAKDHNVQAYLFDGYWEDIGTIEAFYHANLALTQQPLPPFSFYDEEAPIYTRARYLPPTKLLDCQVTESIIGEGCILKNCRIQHSVLGVRSRIESGCTIEESLLMGADFYQASVERQGGIEKGEIPVGIGPDTIIRRAIIDKNARIGHDVKIINKDNVQEADRESQGFYIRSGIVVVLKNAVIPDGTII, from the coding sequence GTGAAAAAAGTCTTATCAATTATTCTTGGTGGTGGTGCGGGTACTCGCCTTTACCCACTAACTAAACTCCGTGCTAAACCCGCAGTACCAGTGGCAGGGAAGTACCGTCTAATAGATATCCCTGTTAGTAACTGCATCAACTCGGAAATTTTTAAAATCTATGTTTTAACACAGTTTAACTCAGCTTCTCTCAATCGCCACATTGCCCGTACTTACAACTTCAGTGGCTTCAGTGAGGGGTTTGTAGAAGTGCTGGCCGCCCAGCAAACACCAGAAAACCCTAACTGGTTCCAAGGTACAGCCGATGCTGTACGTCAGTACATATGGATGCTGCAAGAATGGGACATAGATGACGTTTTAATCCTGTCTGGTGATCACCTCTACCGGATGGATTATCGTTTATTTATCCAGCGCCATCGTGAAACTAATGCGGATATTACCCTTTCCGTGATTCCCATTGACGATCGCCGGGCTTCAGATTTTGGTTTAATGAAAATCGATAACTCAGGACGAGTAGTTGATTTCAGTGAAAAACCCAAAGGCGAAGCTTTAACCCAAATGCGTGTAGATACCACCATTTTAGGGTTAACTCCAGAACAGGCGGCCTCACAACCGTATATCGCCTCAATGGGGATTTACGTATTTAAAAAAGATGTTTTGTTCAAACTTCTGAAAGAGGCTGTAGAACGTACAGATTTCGGCAAAGAAATTATTCCAGATGCCGCAAAAGATCATAACGTTCAAGCTTATTTATTTGATGGCTACTGGGAAGATATTGGGACAATCGAAGCTTTTTACCACGCCAATTTAGCTTTAACTCAGCAGCCCTTACCACCCTTTAGCTTCTACGATGAAGAAGCACCAATTTATACCCGCGCTCGTTACTTACCACCGACAAAACTCTTAGATTGCCAAGTCACAGAATCAATTATTGGTGAAGGCTGTATCCTCAAGAATTGTCGTATTCAACACTCAGTATTAGGAGTGCGATCGCGGATTGAAAGCGGCTGCACCATCGAAGAATCCCTACTCATGGGCGCTGACTTCTACCAAGCATCAGTTGAACGTCAAGGCGGCATAGAAAAAGGAGAAATCCCCGTAGGCATCGGCCCAGACACAATCATCCGCCGGGCGATTATAGATAAAAATGCTCGTATCGGTCACGATGTCAAGATTATCAACAAAGATAACGTGCAAGAAGCCGACCGCGAAAGCCAAGGATTTTATATCCGCAGTGGCATTGTTGTAGTCCTCAAAAATGCCGTCATCCCCGATGGAACAATTATTTAG
- a CDS encoding S8 family peptidase, whose translation MQHEKLAPGLLLAYQDFQNEADTALNQHRKLLGILPPKSILKPTKSIVFIYCDADADLSHLSQYGVELNQNFGNVRTAFLPLENLSALSEETAIHRIKPSGQLHLRMDVAPKFVQLPEFQNKTGLTGKGVIVGIIDTGIDAKHPAFSDRTLRLWDQTLPGPGVNEGRYGAEFQAAQLTISQDTQGHGTHVAGIAAGADGTYRGVAPEAELIIVKSDLQDAHIADGIRYIFRVAGELGKPAIINISLGSHGDAHDGSDSLSKIIDAESGPGRIVCCAAGNEGNYNIHGQANIPSGRSRGMRFHVPLNQIGIVWLNAWYSSVGQLEVSVRSPNGFVSPYQKIITDGNPSQSYNLPDSQVEIVTPGPDPANGDYNIFVQIRGQGKSPVQGGVWQLRLRNTSPNDTKLDVWALDDNCSVIFTGKSVKDAVKIGSPGCASTAVTVAAYTTKAKYQDIDGQVQEMGLELNTISDFSSEGPLRNNAQKPDIAAPGAMIISALSSYANSDRSMTINPQFVAMSGTSMAAPFVSGLIALLLQRNPHLDPSTVKDVLRKSSSIPGKPAGTFDPKWGFGLINAANLVEC comes from the coding sequence ATGCAACATGAAAAACTTGCTCCTGGGTTATTGTTGGCTTATCAAGACTTTCAAAATGAAGCAGACACGGCTTTAAATCAGCATAGAAAATTACTAGGTATACTTCCGCCTAAGAGTATTCTTAAACCTACTAAAAGTATTGTGTTTATCTACTGTGATGCTGACGCTGATTTAAGTCATCTTTCACAGTATGGTGTGGAACTTAATCAGAATTTTGGTAATGTAAGGACGGCTTTTTTACCTCTAGAAAATCTTTCAGCCTTATCAGAAGAAACTGCCATTCATAGAATTAAGCCATCAGGCCAACTTCATCTACGGATGGATGTTGCACCTAAATTTGTGCAATTACCAGAATTTCAAAATAAAACGGGACTAACAGGTAAAGGTGTGATTGTTGGTATTATTGATACAGGAATTGATGCCAAGCACCCAGCTTTTAGCGATCGCACTTTACGTCTTTGGGATCAAACTCTACCAGGGCCGGGTGTAAATGAGGGACGTTACGGTGCAGAATTTCAAGCAGCACAACTCACCATCTCTCAAGATACCCAAGGTCATGGTACTCATGTTGCTGGCATTGCGGCTGGTGCAGATGGTACATATAGGGGTGTAGCACCAGAAGCAGAATTAATCATTGTCAAATCTGATTTACAAGACGCTCACATTGCCGACGGTATCCGCTATATTTTTCGCGTAGCTGGTGAGTTGGGAAAACCAGCCATAATTAATATCAGCTTGGGTAGTCACGGTGATGCCCATGATGGTAGTGATTCTTTATCCAAAATTATCGACGCAGAATCCGGCCCTGGTAGAATTGTTTGTTGTGCTGCGGGTAATGAGGGTAACTACAATATTCACGGTCAAGCAAATATCCCTAGTGGACGCAGCCGGGGAATGCGCTTTCATGTTCCCTTAAATCAAATCGGCATCGTCTGGTTAAATGCTTGGTATAGCAGTGTTGGTCAATTAGAAGTATCGGTAAGGAGTCCCAACGGTTTTGTCAGTCCTTACCAAAAAATCATTACTGATGGCAATCCTAGCCAAAGTTACAATTTACCAGATTCTCAAGTAGAAATTGTCACCCCAGGCCCAGACCCAGCCAATGGTGATTACAATATCTTCGTACAGATTCGCGGTCAGGGTAAGTCACCAGTACAAGGTGGTGTGTGGCAATTGCGGTTACGCAATACATCGCCAAATGATACTAAATTGGATGTATGGGCGTTGGATGATAACTGTTCAGTTATTTTTACAGGTAAAAGCGTTAAGGATGCCGTTAAAATCGGTTCCCCTGGATGTGCTAGTACTGCGGTAACGGTTGCTGCTTACACCACCAAAGCCAAGTATCAAGATATAGATGGTCAGGTTCAAGAAATGGGACTAGAGTTAAATACCATCTCCGATTTTAGTAGTGAAGGGCCTTTACGCAACAATGCCCAAAAACCAGATATAGCTGCCCCAGGAGCGATGATTATTTCTGCCCTTTCTAGTTATGCTAATAGCGATCGCTCAATGACGATTAATCCCCAGTTCGTCGCTATGTCTGGTACAAGTATGGCTGCACCCTTTGTTAGTGGCTTAATTGCCCTACTCCTACAGCGCAACCCACATCTAGACCCAAGTACAGTTAAAGACGTACTCCGTAAAAGTAGTTCTATCCCTGGTAAGCCTGCGGGAACATTTGACCCTAAATGGGGGTTTGGCTTGATTAATGCGGCGAATCTAGTAGAGTGCTGA